A DNA window from Caulobacter mirabilis contains the following coding sequences:
- the zwf gene encoding glucose-6-phosphate dehydrogenase: protein MPTPSALTTSALVILGASGDLARRMLLPSLYNLDADGLLPAGLSIVGVARSDMDADAWRQEVRELLQAREPIDETVWARFAERLDYCAGDVTKPEGAACLKGRVDGRRPLVIFFSLSPSLYTAACASLKAGGVITDSTRLVLEKPIGRDLETSRSINAAVAAVADESNVFRIDHYLGKETVQNLIALRFANSLFEPLWTSQTIDHVQITVAETQAVGDRWPYYDDYGAIRDMLQNHMLQLLCLVAMEPPSDLEPDAVRNEKVKVLRSLRPFDRASAQHDSVRGQYGPGMVEGEKASSYEAEVGRPSQTETFVALTAHVDNWRWAGVPFFLRTGKRMPERRTEIVIQFKPVPHSIFGGAAQGDLVANRLVIELQPDEDISLTVMNKRPGLGDVRLQSMPLSLSLKSLGEDGGRRRIAYERLLLDALRGDQTLFVRRDEIEAAWAFVDGVADAWTEAGMTPKPYPAGSWGPAGAFALIERSGRAWND from the coding sequence ATGCCGACACCGTCCGCGCTCACGACCTCCGCCCTCGTCATCCTGGGGGCCTCGGGCGATCTGGCCCGGCGGATGCTGCTGCCCTCGCTCTACAACCTGGACGCCGACGGCCTGCTGCCCGCGGGGCTGAGCATCGTCGGGGTGGCGCGCAGCGACATGGACGCCGACGCCTGGCGCCAGGAGGTCCGCGAGCTGCTGCAGGCGCGCGAGCCAATCGACGAGACGGTCTGGGCCCGGTTCGCCGAGCGTCTGGACTACTGCGCCGGCGATGTGACCAAGCCCGAGGGCGCCGCCTGCCTGAAGGGGCGCGTCGACGGCCGCCGGCCGCTGGTGATCTTCTTCTCGCTGTCGCCCAGCCTCTACACCGCCGCCTGCGCCAGCCTGAAGGCCGGCGGGGTGATCACCGACAGCACCCGCCTGGTGCTCGAGAAGCCGATCGGCCGCGACCTTGAGACGTCGCGCTCGATCAACGCCGCCGTCGCCGCCGTGGCGGACGAGAGCAACGTCTTCCGCATCGACCACTATCTGGGCAAGGAGACGGTCCAGAACCTGATCGCGCTGCGTTTCGCCAACAGCCTGTTCGAACCGCTGTGGACCAGCCAGACCATCGACCACGTCCAGATCACCGTGGCCGAGACCCAGGCCGTCGGCGACCGCTGGCCCTACTACGACGACTACGGCGCCATCCGCGACATGCTGCAGAACCACATGCTGCAGCTGCTGTGTCTGGTGGCCATGGAGCCGCCGTCGGATCTGGAGCCGGACGCCGTCCGCAACGAGAAGGTCAAGGTGCTGCGCTCGCTGCGCCCGTTCGACCGCGCCTCGGCCCAGCACGACAGCGTCCGCGGCCAGTACGGGCCCGGCATGGTTGAGGGCGAAAAGGCCAGCAGCTACGAGGCCGAGGTCGGCCGGCCGTCGCAGACCGAAACCTTCGTCGCCCTGACCGCCCACGTCGACAACTGGCGCTGGGCCGGCGTGCCGTTCTTCCTGCGCACCGGCAAGCGGATGCCCGAGCGGCGCACCGAGATCGTCATCCAGTTCAAGCCGGTGCCGCACTCGATCTTCGGCGGCGCCGCCCAGGGCGACCTGGTCGCCAATCGTCTGGTCATCGAGCTGCAGCCGGACGAGGACATCTCGCTGACCGTGATGAACAAGCGGCCGGGCCTGGGGGACGTTCGACTGCAATCGATGCCGCTGTCGCTGAGCCTCAAGTCGTTGGGCGAGGACGGCGGCCGTCGCCGCATCGCCTACGAGCGGCTGCTGCTCGACGCGCTGCGCGGCGACCAGACCCTGTTCGTGCGCCGGGACGAGATCGAGGCGGCCTGGGCCTTCGTCGACGGCGTCGCGGACGCCTGGACCGAGGCCGGCATGACGCCCAAGCCCTATCCGGCCGGATCCTGGGGGCCCGCCGGCGCCTTCGCCCTGATCGAGCGTAGCGGGCGCGCCTGGAATGACTGA
- the pgl gene encoding 6-phosphogluconolactonase: MTESRISPRIEVEAYADAEEAAQAAAVAIADWLAAGLSENERASFVATGGRSPGPVYDLLATLPLPWEQVAVTLSDERWVPPSSPDSNEKLVRDRLLTGEAAGARLVPLWSDAATPADAADAAEATVADLLPFDVVLLGMGDDGHFASLFPGNPSLDYGLDPDSGALVIPAPRGEPAPPQDRISLTLHALTKTYLIVILISGETKRRIVEERDDLPIHALFRAAGDTPVRVIWSP; the protein is encoded by the coding sequence ATGACTGAGTCGAGAATCTCTCCCCGCATCGAGGTCGAAGCCTACGCCGACGCCGAGGAGGCCGCCCAGGCCGCCGCCGTCGCCATCGCCGACTGGCTGGCCGCAGGCCTGTCCGAGAACGAGCGGGCCAGCTTCGTGGCCACCGGCGGCCGTTCGCCCGGCCCGGTCTATGACCTGCTGGCCACCCTGCCGCTGCCCTGGGAGCAGGTGGCTGTGACCCTGTCCGACGAACGCTGGGTTCCGCCCAGTTCGCCGGATTCTAACGAGAAGCTGGTCCGCGACCGGCTGCTGACCGGCGAGGCGGCCGGCGCCCGCCTGGTTCCTCTATGGTCCGACGCGGCGACGCCCGCCGATGCGGCGGATGCCGCCGAGGCGACGGTCGCCGACCTGCTGCCGTTCGACGTCGTGCTGCTGGGCATGGGCGACGACGGCCATTTCGCCTCGCTGTTCCCGGGCAACCCGTCGCTGGACTACGGTCTCGACCCCGACAGCGGCGCGCTGGTCATTCCGGCGCCGAGGGGCGAGCCGGCCCCGCCGCAGGATCGCATCAGCCTGACCCTGCACGCCCTGACCAAGACCTATCTGATCGTGATCCTGATCAGCGGCGAAACGAAGCGGCGGATCGTCGAGGAGCGCGACGACCTGCCCATCCATGCGTTGTTCAGGGCGGCGGGCGATACGCCCGTCCGCGTGATCTGGTCGCCCTAG
- the tuf gene encoding elongation factor Tu, with protein MAKEKFERNKPHCNIGTIGHVDHGKTTLTAAITMVLAKSGGATAKKYEDIDAAPEEKARGITINTAHVEYETQNRHYAHVDCPGHADYVKNMITGAAQMDGAILVVSAADGPMPQTREHILLARQVGVPALVVFMNKVDMVDDEELLDLVEMEVRELLSSYQFPGDDIPIVKGSALAAVEGREPAIGEDRILELMTQVDAYIPQPDRPVDLPFLMPVEDVFSISGRGTVVTGRVEKGIVKVGEEVEIVGIRDTQKTTCTGVEMFRKLLDQGQAGDNVGVLLRGTKREDVERGQVLCKPGSITPHKKFAAEAYILTKEEGGRHTPFFTNYRPQFYFRTTDVTGIIKLREGVEMIMPGDNAELDVELITPIAMDQGLRFAIREGGRTVGAGVVAKIVE; from the coding sequence ATGGCTAAAGAGAAATTCGAACGTAACAAGCCGCACTGCAACATCGGCACGATTGGTCACGTTGACCACGGCAAGACGACGCTGACGGCGGCGATCACGATGGTGCTGGCGAAGAGCGGCGGCGCGACGGCGAAGAAGTACGAAGACATTGACGCGGCGCCGGAAGAGAAGGCGCGGGGGATCACGATCAACACGGCGCACGTCGAGTACGAGACGCAGAACCGTCACTACGCGCACGTCGACTGCCCCGGCCACGCCGACTACGTGAAGAACATGATCACGGGCGCGGCGCAGATGGACGGCGCGATCCTGGTGGTGTCGGCGGCCGACGGCCCGATGCCGCAGACGCGCGAGCACATCCTGCTGGCGCGCCAGGTCGGGGTTCCGGCGCTGGTGGTGTTCATGAACAAGGTCGACATGGTCGACGACGAGGAGCTGCTGGACCTGGTGGAGATGGAAGTTCGCGAACTTCTGTCGAGCTACCAGTTCCCGGGCGACGACATTCCGATCGTGAAGGGCTCGGCCCTGGCGGCGGTTGAAGGTCGTGAGCCGGCGATCGGCGAAGACCGTATCCTGGAGCTGATGACCCAGGTGGACGCCTACATCCCGCAGCCGGACCGTCCGGTGGACCTGCCGTTCCTGATGCCGGTGGAAGACGTGTTCTCGATCTCGGGCCGCGGCACGGTGGTGACGGGCCGGGTCGAGAAGGGCATCGTGAAGGTTGGCGAGGAAGTCGAGATCGTCGGCATCCGCGACACCCAGAAGACGACCTGCACGGGCGTGGAAATGTTCCGCAAGCTGCTGGACCAGGGCCAGGCGGGCGACAACGTGGGCGTGCTGCTGCGCGGCACCAAGCGTGAAGACGTCGAGCGTGGTCAGGTTCTGTGCAAGCCGGGCTCGATCACCCCGCACAAGAAGTTCGCCGCCGAGGCCTACATCCTGACCAAGGAAGAGGGCGGCCGTCACACGCCGTTCTTCACCAACTACCGTCCGCAGTTCTACTTCCGCACGACGGACGTGACCGGGATCATCAAGCTGCGCGAAGGCGTGGAAATGATCATGCCGGGCGACAACGCCGAGCTGGACGTCGAGCTGATCACCCCGATCGCCATGGACCAGGGCCTGCGCTTCGCCATCCGCGAAGGCGGCCGCACCGTCGGCGCCGGCGTCGTCGCGAAGATCGTCGAGTAA